A region from the Triticum aestivum cultivar Chinese Spring chromosome 3D, IWGSC CS RefSeq v2.1, whole genome shotgun sequence genome encodes:
- the LOC123074895 gene encoding ethylene-responsive transcription factor ERF010-like, whose product MAPKKTPKGKSGFFGVRQKPSGNWGVEFSDTERRWWIGTYPSAHEAARAYDVAVWRAERPWSHLNFPEIESRAEAEMLVPQGINMKEITTKKKKTKKPSVVVSAGETDEEAMARFAREHPEYVQAELEYYWKREAEQKKKRPKKEDEAGPSMVIPIESSSEEDWADFSSSSSSSSSSEEGCDDPTKEEFWEQFRSSDEE is encoded by the coding sequence atggcgccgaagaagacgcCGAAGGGCAAGTCGGGCTTCTTCGGCGTGAGGCAGAAGCCCTCCGGTAACTGGGGTGTGGAGTTCTCCGACACCGAAAGGCGTTGGTGGATCGGCACGTACCCCTCCGCCCACGAGGCCGCGCGTGCCTACGACGTGGCGGTGTGGCGTGCCGAGAGGCCTTGGTCGCACCTCAACTTCCCAGAGATCGAGAGTCGGGCGGAAGCGGAGATGCTTGTGCCGCAGGGCATCAACATGAAGGAGatcacgacgaagaagaagaagacgaagaagccgTCGGTTGTCGTCAGTGCTGGCGAGACTGACGAGGAGGCGATGGCGAGGTTTGCTCGGGAGCATCCGGAGTACGTCCAGGCCGAGCTGGAGTACTACTGGAAGCGTGAGGCGGAGCagaagaagaagaggccgaagaaggaggacgaggccggTCCTTCGATGGTGATCCCCATCGAGTCCTCTTCCGAGGAGGACTGGGCAGActtctcgtcgtcgtcgtcgtcgtcgtcgtcgtcggaggaggggTGCGACGACCCGACGAAGGAGGAGTTCTGGGagcagttccgtagctccgatgaggagtag